AAAAAAGTAAAAGAAAATACGTACGTCTTTTTCATATTTTTCATCAAAAATATAAATGTTCCTCAATGTAGTCGAGAAAAAAGTTATATGCTTAAGTAAAGAATATCATCCATGTATATAAACTTCCTACAAAAATGAAAAAAATTCCTACAGACAAGTGATATTTCATTAGGATTTTTCTAGAATAATCCAAAGCAATAAAATTAAAAATCAATGATAAGATAATGATAGGTAAGGAAGCAATTAAAGTGAATAATAAAATCAATAGGGCAATCAAAGATCTATCAGATAGCTGAGGCAGAAACAAATAAAAAAAGACAAAAAAACTTAGAGAGCAAAAAATGAAAGAGAAAAACAAACCCATCAAAAAAAACGGAAACCATTTTTGTCTTGAATTCAGCAAGCTTTCACAGTGTAGTTTTTTTCTAGATAACCAATGAAATCCCATGAGAATAAAACCAAGTAAAATCATGTATGGGGCTGACATAAAGAACCAATACTGAAAGAATTTGATTAAGCCTCGAAAATTATCAATAATACTTTTGTAATAAAAAAATAAAAACCATAAAAGAGAATAACCTATAAATTTTCCAGCGATATACCATAAACACCTATACCATACTTGCCTTGGTAGATTAAGACGAAACGATATTAAAGTAAAGGCAGTGGAATTAAGAGCTAGCTGTCCAGGCATAAGGACAAACATTAATGCAAGACCTAAGGTAGTTAAAATTGAAGATTGATTGTTTAAGTATTCAACTACCATTTCCATGAAATCTTTCATGGATGTTTTGTTTTAACAAAATTATTCAAGAAAAATTTTAGAATTTTAATGTCTTCTCCATTATGATGCCTTAGAAAGGCATTAGCATGAAAATATCGACCCTTGAGGTGATCCCTTTATTAACTTTGAAAACTTAGAACACAGCAAAAATTTTTTATAATGAGAAATTTTTTCTCATTTATCTACTCGGATATTTAGGAAGGAAATTATGAAAAGTTGA
This genomic interval from Bacteroidales bacterium contains the following:
- a CDS encoding sulfite exporter TauE/SafE family protein; the encoded protein is MKDFMEMVVEYLNNQSSILTTLGLALMFVLMPGQLALNSTAFTLISFRLNLPRQVWYRCLWYIAGKFIGYSLLWFLFFYYKSIIDNFRGLIKFFQYWFFMSAPYMILLGFILMGFHWLSRKKLHCESLLNSRQKWFPFFLMGLFFSFIFCSLSFFVFFYLFLPQLSDRSLIALLILLFTLIASLPIIILSLIFNFIALDYSRKILMKYHLSVGIFFIFVGSLYTWMIFFT